A single window of Cytobacillus dafuensis DNA harbors:
- a CDS encoding class I SAM-dependent DNA methyltransferase: protein MSYGKFAYLYDELMKDVPYNKWVELVEKKTKKYNLNGNNLLDLACGTAELSVQLAEKSFNVVGVDLSEDMLTVAQSKAIEKGQDIKFYQQNMAELDGLGQFDIICIFCDSLNYLQSEKDVLDTFHSVHHHLAENGLFLFDVHSIYKIMQIFMNQTFAVNDDEISYIWHCYQGEFPNSVEHDLSFFVLDEESDLYERYNELHFQRTFPIDVYEGWLKKAGFELLEITSDFEDVPPQTHSERIFFTCRKARS from the coding sequence ATGAGTTATGGGAAGTTTGCCTATCTTTACGATGAGTTAATGAAAGATGTCCCTTATAATAAATGGGTTGAATTAGTTGAAAAAAAGACAAAAAAATATAATTTGAACGGAAATAATCTTCTTGATCTTGCATGTGGCACAGCTGAGCTGTCTGTTCAATTAGCAGAAAAGAGCTTCAATGTCGTTGGAGTAGATCTTTCAGAGGATATGTTGACAGTTGCTCAGTCAAAGGCGATAGAGAAAGGGCAAGATATAAAATTTTATCAGCAAAACATGGCTGAACTAGATGGATTAGGCCAGTTTGATATCATTTGCATTTTCTGTGATTCTTTAAATTACTTACAGTCAGAAAAAGATGTTTTGGATACATTTCATAGTGTCCATCATCATTTGGCTGAGAATGGCCTCTTTCTGTTTGATGTTCATTCTATCTATAAAATCATGCAGATTTTTATGAATCAAACCTTTGCCGTCAATGATGATGAAATTAGTTATATTTGGCATTGTTATCAAGGGGAATTCCCGAACAGTGTTGAGCATGATTTAAGTTTTTTTGTTCTTGATGAAGAATCTGACTTATATGAACGGTATAATGAACTTCATTTTCAGCGCACATTTCCAATTGATGTATATGAAGGATGGTTAAAAAAGGCAGGTTTTGAATTACTTGAAATAACATCAGATTTTGAGGATGTTCCTCCACAAACCCATTCTGAAAGGATATTTTTTACTTGCCGGAAAGCTAGATCATGA
- the rsfS gene encoding ribosome silencing factor, translated as MSEKQLLLTAVKAADDKRAEDIIALNMKGISLIADYFLICHGNSDKQVQAIAREVKEKAEEIGYTVKRMEGFDEARWILVDLGDVVAHIFHRDERSYYNLERLWGDAPIENVQSELNQ; from the coding sequence ATGAGTGAAAAACAATTATTATTAACGGCTGTTAAAGCAGCTGATGATAAACGAGCTGAAGATATTATTGCATTGAATATGAAAGGAATCTCTCTTATCGCGGATTATTTTCTTATATGCCACGGGAATTCTGATAAGCAGGTTCAAGCCATTGCACGCGAAGTAAAAGAGAAAGCGGAAGAAATAGGGTATACAGTAAAAAGAATGGAAGGCTTTGATGAAGCTAGATGGATTCTTGTCGACCTAGGCGATGTCGTTGCGCATATATTCCATCGTGATGAAAGAAGCTATTATAATCTTGAACGCTTATGGGGAGATGCACCGATTGAGAATGTGCAAAGTGAACTTAATCAATGA
- the yqeK gene encoding bis(5'-nucleosyl)-tetraphosphatase (symmetrical) YqeK yields the protein MDRNDALRLVKEQLTEHRYNHTLGVMETAIILANQYDANEKKAELAAIFHDYAKFRPKEEMKQIILEQGMPSELLQFNSELWHAPVGAFLVQKEAGLDDEEILDAIRYHTSGRVNMTLLDKVIYLADYIEPGRHFPGVDEVRELAKVSLNQALIKAIQNTIQFLMKKGQPVFPATFYTYNNLVMFQED from the coding sequence ATGGATCGCAATGATGCATTACGATTAGTAAAAGAACAATTGACTGAACATCGTTATAACCATACACTAGGTGTTATGGAAACAGCCATTATTCTTGCTAATCAATATGATGCAAATGAAAAAAAAGCAGAGCTTGCTGCCATTTTTCACGATTATGCTAAGTTTCGACCGAAAGAAGAGATGAAACAAATCATATTAGAGCAAGGTATGCCTAGTGAACTTTTACAATTCAATAGTGAACTTTGGCATGCTCCAGTCGGGGCTTTTCTTGTTCAAAAAGAAGCTGGATTGGATGATGAAGAAATTTTAGATGCAATAAGGTATCATACATCTGGCAGAGTAAATATGACCTTGCTTGATAAGGTCATATATTTGGCGGATTATATTGAACCAGGGAGACACTTTCCTGGAGTGGACGAAGTGCGGGAGCTCGCTAAGGTAAGCTTAAATCAAGCATTAATCAAAGCGATTCAAAATACAATCCAATTTTTAATGAAAAAGGGTCAGCCGGTTTTCCCTGCTACCTTTTATACGTATAATAACTTAGTGATGTTCCAGGAGGACTGA
- a CDS encoding nicotinate-nucleotide adenylyltransferase, producing the protein MIKIGILGGTFDPPHLGHLIIANEVLNSFDLNEIWFMPNQEPPHKKKSNSIKDEDRVKLLKLAISEHPNFKLELIELERSGPSFTYETMKMLKERHPDKQFYFIIGADMIEYLPKWRNIDQLVEIVQFIGVNRPSYSQKSSYPILYAEVPNIEISSSLIRSRLKEGKTIQYMVPESVRNYIKEKNYYGSQ; encoded by the coding sequence TTGATTAAAATCGGCATTCTGGGAGGCACCTTTGATCCGCCGCATCTTGGACACTTAATAATTGCAAACGAAGTATTAAATAGCTTTGATTTAAATGAAATTTGGTTTATGCCGAATCAAGAACCTCCACATAAGAAAAAATCAAATTCCATCAAGGATGAAGACAGGGTAAAATTATTAAAGCTTGCGATAAGTGAGCATCCTAACTTTAAACTTGAATTAATTGAGCTTGAAAGGTCAGGACCATCCTTTACTTACGAAACAATGAAAATGCTTAAGGAAAGGCATCCTGATAAACAATTTTATTTCATTATTGGTGCAGACATGATTGAATATTTGCCAAAATGGAGAAATATTGATCAATTGGTTGAAATCGTTCAATTTATTGGCGTCAATAGACCATCCTACAGTCAAAAAAGCTCTTATCCTATACTTTATGCTGAAGTTCCGAATATCGAGATTTCCTCAAGCCTTATTCGAAGCAGACTAAAGGAAGGCAAAACGATTCAATATATGGTTCCTGAATCTGTTAGGAATTATATAAAGGAGAAGAATTACTATGGATCGCAATGA
- the yhbY gene encoding ribosome assembly RNA-binding protein YhbY has protein sequence MLTGKQKRFLRSKAHHLNPIFQVGKGGVNDNMIKQVFDALEARELMKITILQNCDEDKNTVAEQLVEGTNADLVQIIGNTIVLYKESRENKQIQLP, from the coding sequence ATGCTTACAGGAAAGCAAAAACGATTCTTACGTTCAAAAGCTCATCACCTAAATCCAATTTTTCAAGTTGGTAAGGGTGGTGTAAATGATAATATGATTAAACAAGTATTTGATGCACTAGAGGCACGCGAATTGATGAAAATAACGATTTTGCAAAATTGTGATGAAGATAAAAACACAGTTGCGGAACAATTAGTTGAAGGAACGAACGCAGACTTAGTTCAAATTATCGGGAACACAATCGTGCTGTATAAAGAATCAAGAGAAAATAAGCAAATCCAATTACCATAG
- the aroE gene encoding shikimate dehydrogenase gives MKKLFAVLGDPIAHSMSPAMHNDLFSIYGMDAHYHPFHVKRGSLEEAIKGLKAIGIAGFNITVPHKETIIPLLDEIDPLAKSIGAVNTVVNVNGKLIGYNTDGSGYVKGLIEEFPLINDKNVLIIGAGGAARAIYFTMAEAGVRRVDISNRTVSKAEVIVEECPYAANSNVYGMNEAENILGEYDLIIQTTPKGMAPDSFELPLSLHNLNRDTFVSDIIYNPLETKFLGEAKKKGARIQNGLNMFVFQGALAFEKWTGIFPETSRMKANILTQLGG, from the coding sequence TTGAAAAAGCTATTTGCTGTATTAGGGGACCCAATTGCCCACTCCATGTCACCTGCCATGCATAATGATCTTTTTTCAATTTATGGAATGGATGCGCATTATCACCCCTTTCATGTGAAAAGGGGCAGCTTAGAAGAGGCTATTAAGGGACTAAAGGCAATCGGAATCGCAGGTTTTAATATAACTGTTCCGCATAAAGAAACAATTATTCCGCTATTGGATGAAATCGATCCACTTGCAAAATCAATTGGAGCGGTAAATACAGTGGTGAATGTGAATGGAAAATTAATAGGCTATAATACAGATGGCAGTGGTTATGTAAAAGGATTAATAGAGGAATTTCCATTAATAAATGATAAAAATGTTTTGATAATTGGGGCCGGTGGAGCAGCTAGAGCAATTTATTTTACTATGGCGGAAGCTGGTGTACGAAGAGTAGATATTAGTAATCGAACAGTATCAAAGGCTGAAGTGATTGTGGAAGAATGTCCTTATGCTGCTAACTCCAATGTTTATGGGATGAATGAAGCCGAAAATATTTTAGGTGAATACGATTTAATTATTCAAACAACCCCAAAAGGGATGGCGCCTGATTCCTTCGAGCTGCCTCTTTCTTTACATAATCTAAACCGTGATACATTTGTTAGTGATATAATATACAATCCACTAGAAACAAAGTTTTTGGGGGAAGCGAAAAAAAAGGGTGCGAGAATTCAAAATGGCTTAAATATGTTTGTTTTCCAAGGTGCATTAGCCTTTGAAAAATGGACTGGAATATTTCCAGAAACAAGCCGTATGAAAGCGAATATTCTAACACAACTAGGAGGATAA
- the yqeH gene encoding ribosome biogenesis GTPase YqeH: protein MSEQYICIGCGVKIQTEDPALIGYAPQSALLKDDIICQRCFRLKHYNEVQDVNLTDDDFLKILNEIGKSNSLIVKIVDIFDFNGSWLPGLHRFVGNNKILLVGNKVDLLPKSVKHNKLINWMKQEAKELGLKPEDVYLVSAAKGKNIKEVAAAIDEHRKGKDVYVVGCTNVGKSTFINRILKEVTGEGDVITTSHFPGTTLDIIEIPLADGKALVDTPGIINHHQMAHYVDKRDLKIITPKKEIKPTVFQLNEEQTLFMGGLARFDYISGGRRSFVCHFSNEINIHRTKLENAEELYKNHLGELLTPPRIEQVDVFPELIRHEFMIKEGKMDVVFSGLGWITINDPGAKVAAYVPKGVHVLLRKSLI, encoded by the coding sequence GTGAGTGAACAATATATTTGTATAGGATGCGGTGTGAAAATTCAAACAGAGGATCCTGCTCTAATCGGTTATGCACCGCAATCTGCATTGCTTAAGGATGATATTATATGCCAACGATGTTTTCGATTAAAGCATTATAATGAAGTACAGGATGTCAATTTAACCGATGATGATTTTCTAAAAATATTAAATGAGATTGGAAAAAGTAATTCTCTAATTGTAAAAATAGTTGATATTTTTGACTTTAATGGAAGTTGGCTTCCTGGGCTGCATAGGTTTGTAGGTAATAATAAAATTCTTCTTGTTGGGAATAAAGTTGATTTACTTCCAAAATCAGTTAAACACAATAAGTTAATTAATTGGATGAAGCAAGAAGCGAAGGAGCTTGGCTTGAAGCCAGAAGATGTTTATCTCGTAAGTGCTGCTAAAGGGAAGAATATTAAAGAGGTAGCTGCTGCAATCGATGAACATCGAAAAGGCAAGGATGTCTATGTAGTCGGATGTACGAATGTTGGAAAATCAACCTTTATAAACCGAATATTAAAAGAGGTAACTGGTGAAGGCGATGTCATTACAACCTCGCATTTTCCTGGTACAACTCTTGATATCATCGAAATTCCGCTAGCCGATGGAAAAGCACTGGTAGATACACCAGGAATTATTAATCATCATCAGATGGCACATTATGTGGATAAAAGGGATTTAAAAATCATTACACCAAAAAAAGAAATTAAACCAACTGTTTTTCAGTTAAATGAAGAACAAACCCTTTTCATGGGCGGCTTAGCTAGGTTTGATTATATTTCTGGTGGACGAAGATCTTTTGTGTGCCATTTTTCTAACGAAATAAATATCCATCGAACAAAATTGGAAAATGCAGAGGAATTGTATAAAAATCATCTTGGAGAACTATTAACTCCGCCAAGAATAGAGCAAGTCGATGTTTTTCCTGAATTAATTAGGCACGAATTTATGATTAAAGAAGGAAAAATGGATGTAGTTTTCTCAGGACTTGGCTGGATAACGATAAATGATCCAGGAGCAAAAGTGGCTGCATATGTTCCAAAAGGTGTTCATGTCTTATTAAGAAAATCATTAATATAA
- a CDS encoding YqeG family HAD IIIA-type phosphatase, with protein MLKHFLPDQHAKSIFEITPESLKENGVKGIITDLDNTLVEWDRPHATPRLIKWFEEMKNSNVKITIVSNNNEIRVKSFSEPLNIPFIPLARKPLGRAFNRALHEMGLRKEETVVIGDQLLTDVLGGNRSGFRTILVVPVAQTDGFITRFNRKVERRILNWFRKKGMIQWED; from the coding sequence GTGTTAAAACATTTTTTACCAGATCAGCATGCAAAAAGCATATTTGAAATTACTCCTGAAAGCTTAAAGGAAAATGGAGTAAAAGGGATTATTACCGATTTAGATAATACGTTAGTCGAATGGGATCGCCCACATGCAACTCCCAGATTAATAAAATGGTTTGAAGAAATGAAAAACAGCAATGTAAAAATTACGATTGTTTCAAATAACAATGAAATTCGTGTGAAGTCTTTTTCTGAGCCTTTAAATATACCATTCATTCCTTTAGCAAGAAAGCCTTTAGGACGAGCATTTAATAGGGCTTTACATGAAATGGGTCTTAGGAAAGAAGAAACAGTTGTTATCGGAGATCAATTACTGACAGATGTTCTCGGAGGCAATCGCAGTGGTTTCCGTACAATTCTTGTTGTTCCCGTTGCACAAACTGATGGATTTATAACCCGTTTTAATCGAAAAGTAGAAAGAAGAATATTAAATTGGTTTAGAAAAAAAGGTATGATTCAGTGGGAGGATTAA
- a CDS encoding sporulation histidine kinase inhibitor Sda yields MRKLSDELLIESYYKAIELKLSLDFIRLIETEIHRRSLSHNIKVSS; encoded by the coding sequence ATGCGCAAGCTGTCAGACGAATTATTAATAGAATCCTATTATAAAGCCATAGAGCTGAAATTAAGTCTAGACTTTATTAGACTTATTGAAACCGAAATTCACCGACGTTCATTATCTCACAATATAAAGGTTTCATCTTAA